A region from the Microcoleus sp. FACHB-672 genome encodes:
- a CDS encoding AAA family ATPase, with the protein MSDACFPLLIQQMLQPAFYSHSVREPIELIQTHISFVLLTGDYVYKIKKPVNFGLLDYSTLEKRRFFCERELLLNQRGAPDIYLEVLPISQLGSQFQLGGVGEPVEYALKMRQFPQEALFINLFQRGLLTEPHLEELGRYVANFHKKSLSNEWGRSFGNVAQIREAIEQNYQRTEKYADWLLSPEQFAEIRRFTDNFFSQYQAVFNGRIENGWIRECHGDLHLSNIAWCQNQVLLFDCIEFNDRLRCVDVMFDLAYAAVDLEVRQRSDLSNIYLNTYIEQTGDWEGLQVLPLYLIRQAYVRAMVTSFLLDDPSVSSEEKQKPVETAKKYYNLAWQYTQPRRGEIILMSGLSGSGKSTVARHLAHQTNAIHIRSDAVRKHLGGISLKERGGEDLYTPEMTHKTYHRLLKLGIMLAKQGWLVILDAKYDRQALRLEALAQSQANHLPLQIIHCTAPVDVLRDRLQRRRGDIADATADLLPVQQATAEPFTDFEQSYVKIIDTTQNLDTQLE; encoded by the coding sequence ATGAGTGATGCTTGTTTTCCTCTTTTAATTCAGCAGATGTTGCAGCCGGCCTTTTATTCCCATTCGGTTAGGGAGCCGATAGAGCTAATTCAAACCCATATTTCTTTCGTTTTGCTGACAGGTGATTACGTTTACAAAATAAAGAAGCCAGTGAATTTTGGTTTATTGGATTATTCCACTTTGGAAAAACGACGTTTTTTTTGCGAAAGAGAATTGCTTTTGAATCAGCGGGGTGCGCCGGATATTTATTTAGAAGTTCTGCCGATTAGTCAACTAGGAAGTCAATTTCAGTTAGGTGGCGTGGGTGAGCCGGTTGAATATGCACTTAAAATGCGTCAGTTTCCCCAAGAAGCCCTATTTATTAATTTGTTTCAGCGAGGCTTGTTAACGGAACCGCATTTAGAAGAACTGGGGCGTTATGTAGCGAATTTTCATAAAAAATCCTTAAGCAATGAGTGGGGTCGCAGTTTTGGTAATGTTGCTCAGATTCGAGAGGCAATTGAGCAAAATTATCAGCGCACAGAAAAGTATGCCGATTGGCTATTAAGTCCGGAGCAGTTTGCAGAAATTAGAAGATTTACCGATAATTTCTTTTCTCAATATCAAGCCGTGTTTAACGGTCGAATTGAGAATGGTTGGATTCGAGAATGTCATGGAGATTTGCATTTAAGTAATATTGCTTGGTGTCAGAATCAAGTTTTGCTGTTTGATTGTATTGAATTTAATGATCGTCTACGCTGCGTTGATGTTATGTTCGATCTTGCTTATGCAGCCGTTGATTTGGAGGTAAGACAGCGCTCGGATTTGAGCAATATTTATTTAAATACTTATATTGAGCAAACAGGTGATTGGGAAGGGTTGCAGGTATTGCCACTGTATTTGATTCGGCAAGCTTATGTTAGGGCGATGGTAACATCTTTTTTGCTAGACGATCCGAGTGTTTCATCTGAAGAAAAACAGAAGCCGGTGGAAACTGCTAAAAAATATTACAACCTGGCTTGGCAATACACGCAACCGCGTCGAGGTGAGATTATTTTAATGTCAGGTTTATCGGGTTCTGGTAAGAGTACAGTAGCGCGGCATTTAGCGCATCAAACGAATGCTATTCACATTCGATCAGATGCCGTTCGGAAACATTTAGGAGGGATTTCTTTAAAAGAACGGGGAGGAGAGGATCTTTATACACCTGAGATGACTCACAAGACCTATCACCGGCTGTTGAAATTGGGAATAATGCTAGCAAAGCAAGGTTGGTTAGTGATTTTGGATGCTAAGTACGACCGGCAAGCGCTCAGGTTGGAAGCACTCGCTCAATCTCAAGCAAATCATCTACCTCTGCAAATTATTCACTGCACAGCGCCGGTGGATGTTTTGCGAGACCGGCTACAGCGCCGCCGAGGTGATATTGCTGATGCAACTGCCGATCTGCTGCCGGTGCAACAAGCAACGGCTGAACCTTTCACAGACTTTGAACAATCTTATGTAAAAATTATAGATACCACACAAAATCTAGATACACAATTAGAATAA
- a CDS encoding ATP synthase subunit I has protein sequence MVKNSRSENKIVNRKFERKPAGLSKGFYIGLQVWMLFLVAFLSLGYRIALSVFLGAVGGFAAGFINAWWRTNDPDFPPGDETENQLSKLAKARLETLEKQQTSSLAKQSRWTRQAGSSRRLFDDPPEPIDENDEEDEKVKE, from the coding sequence ATGGTAAAAAATAGTCGTTCTGAAAATAAAATCGTTAATCGAAAGTTTGAGCGAAAACCTGCCGGCCTTTCTAAAGGATTTTATATAGGATTGCAAGTTTGGATGTTGTTTCTTGTTGCCTTTCTTTCTCTGGGATATCGAATTGCTTTGAGTGTTTTTTTAGGGGCTGTCGGAGGTTTTGCTGCCGGCTTTATAAACGCTTGGTGGCGAACTAACGATCCAGATTTCCCACCCGGTGATGAGACTGAGAATCAGCTTTCTAAATTGGCTAAAGCGCGTTTAGAAACGCTGGAAAAACAGCAAACCTCTAGTTTGGCAAAACAGAGCCGGTGGACTCGTCAGGCAGGTTCAAGCCGGCGCTTATTTGACGATCCTCCTGAGCCAATTGATGAAAATGATGAAGAAGATGAAAAGGTAAAAGAATAA
- a CDS encoding PAS domain S-box protein encodes MKLRTAFVSSFLGLASLVALLGIINVLLEKNNNSYLLRISQTTIPKILGLEQIKSASSRMIAETLSQALIKSELARTSSNKREAQNLAQYRKEEQAEFAAAQKEMDAWMKRLESLPRDSQSKKLFQELQEYQNIFFQKNKQVIDLKNNRTTNAAILAATKELEETEEEFLDLMDRAIAIEADNLRLAEELSARNVKNALQLNLASIILVTILAIYLGLFLAKKVVQPIIEIKDAAVKIGQGKLDVRLKSKNLTEISILADTFNTMADNLAKITVSQSYFDNVLRSMIDALIVLNHDMTIKTFNFAAFLLLRYDDESDLIGQSLKVILGDDRFLKDLEDSELTQNNSFLGRKETTLLAKNGEKIPVYFSASVLRDDEGQIQGFVCLAQDITDRKRAEMARQESEAKWRSLVENAPDTIITADATGAIQFINRVLPGLTIEEVIGTSIYDCVPLESREQLRQSINSVFETGQPQNCELAWVGSADNYCWYSSRLGPVHNGGKVVAVTLIGSDITDRKRMEEALRESEDRLEGILNSLTDIVWSVSAQTFEMLYVNPAVETVYSRPASEFFQHPSLWQEVVHPEDRERAMLASQQMFTTGLKEIEYRIVRPDGEVRWLHDRGHLTCNADGIPLRLDGIATDITERKRAEEALQKLNEDLEIRVQERTKAFRQANKRLQEEIAERQLVGEALHQSEERLNSILNSLDDVVWSVDATTFQLLYLSSAVETVYGRSVSDFLTNPNIWVDAIHPEDRQRVQNVTHQRFEAGTVELEYRIIHGSGEVRWLRDRSRVVHNAEGKAIRLDGISTDITEGKQAQEALLTSEKHYRAIVEDQTELICRFLPNGSLTFVNDAYCRYFNKQREQLIGDRFMSAIPEREQAIVLKNLKSVSLKNPVLTWENRLVLPNGEIRAQQWTNRAIFDESGDVIEFQAVGRDITQRKRAEAALRKSEARFRNLAKREALLNQLASQIRNSLDLDKILDAAVREIRNLLQIDRCLFIWYRSNAGGSHLRDFSSPNSNFQGQTASWEVVKEARNPEFPSLLGHYPNHPENHYMAKLFNRDMIRVDDLTLSADPEYQQMHTSWGYTSVAIIPIVTLAGEMGWLSCGHCSGPRPWRDSELTLLQAISDQVTIAISQAELYAHATEAARAAREQAQQLQQAMKALQQTQAQLIQTEKMSSLGQMVAGVAHEINNPVSFIYGNVDPAMEYIEDLLNLVELYRQSYPKPLPVIQDEIEAIDLEFLKEDLPKLLSSMKVGAERIRQIVLSLRNFSRLDEAQMKSVDIHEGLDNTLLILQNRLKAKGAMSEIQVVKEYGTLPPVHCFAGQLNQVFMNILANAIDALEMDRKLGNALVMPAIRIHTGLLNGQRVEIRISDNGPGMSQDVKQRVFDPFFTTKPVGAGTGLGLSISYQIVVDKHGGELSCVSAPGEGTEFIIDLPVQQQYHEPALFK; translated from the coding sequence ATGAAGCTAAGGACTGCTTTTGTTTCGAGTTTCTTGGGGCTGGCTTCTTTAGTTGCCCTTTTAGGAATCATTAATGTACTTTTAGAAAAAAATAATAATTCTTATTTATTGCGAATTTCGCAAACGACTATTCCTAAAATACTTGGATTAGAACAAATAAAGTCTGCATCCTCAAGAATGATTGCAGAAACTTTAAGTCAAGCTTTAATTAAGTCTGAATTAGCTAGGACATCCTCTAACAAGAGGGAAGCACAAAATCTTGCACAATACCGGAAAGAGGAACAAGCAGAATTTGCAGCAGCCCAGAAAGAAATGGATGCTTGGATGAAAAGATTAGAATCTCTTCCACGCGATTCTCAATCAAAAAAGTTGTTTCAAGAACTTCAAGAATATCAAAATATCTTTTTTCAAAAGAATAAACAAGTCATTGATTTGAAAAATAACCGCACCACAAATGCAGCGATTTTAGCAGCTACAAAGGAGTTGGAAGAAACAGAAGAAGAATTTCTTGATTTAATGGATCGAGCTATTGCAATAGAGGCAGACAATCTCAGGCTTGCTGAAGAACTATCTGCTCGTAATGTGAAAAATGCTCTACAGCTTAACTTGGCATCAATCATATTAGTTACGATTTTAGCCATTTATCTAGGATTATTTTTAGCAAAAAAAGTTGTGCAGCCGATTATTGAAATTAAAGATGCTGCCGTTAAAATTGGTCAAGGTAAATTGGATGTTAGGTTAAAATCTAAAAATTTAACTGAAATTTCAATCTTGGCAGATACTTTTAATACAATGGCCGATAATTTAGCCAAGATTACGGTTTCTCAATCTTATTTCGATAATGTTTTGAGGTCGATGATAGATGCTTTGATCGTCCTCAATCATGACATGACGATTAAAACTTTTAATTTTGCGGCTTTTTTGTTGCTGAGATATGACGATGAAAGCGATCTAATCGGCCAATCTTTAAAAGTTATATTAGGAGATGATAGATTCTTAAAAGATCTAGAAGATAGCGAACTGACTCAAAACAACAGTTTTTTAGGTCGGAAAGAAACAACGCTATTAGCTAAAAATGGTGAGAAAATTCCTGTTTATTTTTCAGCTTCAGTTTTGCGGGATGATGAAGGTCAAATTCAAGGGTTTGTCTGTTTAGCTCAAGACATCACTGATCGCAAGCGGGCGGAAATGGCACGACAGGAATCAGAAGCGAAATGGCGTTCTTTAGTAGAAAACGCACCGGATACGATTATCACCGCAGATGCCACCGGCGCGATTCAGTTTATCAATCGCGTCCTGCCAGGATTAACCATAGAGGAAGTTATTGGAACCAGTATTTATGACTGCGTGCCCCTAGAGTCGCGCGAACAATTAAGACAGAGCATCAACAGCGTTTTTGAAACCGGCCAACCCCAGAATTGCGAACTTGCCTGGGTGGGTTCTGCCGACAACTATTGCTGGTATTCCAGCCGACTTGGGCCGGTTCACAACGGTGGTAAAGTCGTTGCTGTCACCCTGATCGGCAGCGATATCACCGATCGCAAGCGCATGGAAGAAGCACTGCGGGAATCGGAAGACCGGCTAGAAGGCATTCTCAACTCCCTCACAGATATCGTATGGTCTGTTTCTGCACAAACTTTTGAAATGCTTTACGTCAATCCCGCAGTAGAAACTGTGTACAGCCGGCCAGCCTCAGAATTTTTCCAACATCCAAGCCTATGGCAGGAAGTGGTTCACCCAGAGGATCGTGAACGCGCAATGTTAGCCTCCCAGCAAATGTTTACCACCGGCTTAAAAGAGATAGAATACCGAATTGTCCGGCCTGATGGAGAAGTGCGCTGGTTGCATGACCGAGGACATTTGACTTGCAATGCTGACGGTATCCCCCTGCGCCTGGACGGAATTGCCACCGATATTACAGAACGCAAACGGGCCGAAGAAGCGTTGCAAAAGTTAAACGAAGACTTGGAAATTCGAGTTCAGGAACGCACAAAAGCCTTCAGACAAGCTAACAAGCGATTGCAAGAAGAGATAGCTGAACGGCAGCTGGTGGGGGAAGCGCTGCATCAAAGTGAAGAACGGCTTAATAGTATTCTCAATTCGCTTGATGACGTGGTTTGGTCAGTTGATGCGACAACCTTCCAGTTGCTTTATTTGAGTTCCGCCGTCGAAACAGTTTATGGACGCTCAGTTAGCGATTTTCTGACAAATCCAAACATCTGGGTAGACGCTATTCACCCAGAAGATCGGCAGCGCGTTCAAAACGTTACTCATCAGCGTTTTGAAGCCGGCACCGTTGAATTAGAATACCGCATCATCCACGGTAGTGGGGAAGTGCGCTGGCTGCGTGATCGCTCTAGAGTCGTTCACAATGCCGAGGGTAAAGCGATCCGCCTCGATGGCATTTCCACCGACATCACCGAAGGCAAGCAGGCACAAGAGGCACTCTTAACCAGCGAAAAGCACTATCGCGCAATTGTTGAAGATCAAACCGAATTAATCTGCCGGTTTTTGCCGAATGGAAGCCTAACGTTTGTCAATGACGCCTACTGCCGGTACTTCAACAAGCAGCGAGAACAGCTGATCGGAGATCGCTTTATGTCAGCAATCCCGGAACGGGAACAGGCGATTGTGCTCAAAAACTTAAAATCTGTCTCCCTCAAAAATCCCGTCCTCACTTGGGAAAACCGGCTCGTTTTGCCGAATGGGGAAATCCGCGCCCAGCAGTGGACAAATCGGGCCATCTTTGACGAATCGGGTGATGTTATAGAATTTCAGGCAGTGGGGCGCGACATCACCCAACGTAAGCGAGCTGAGGCAGCTTTGCGGAAATCGGAAGCGCGATTTAGAAACTTGGCTAAACGAGAAGCGCTGCTCAACCAGTTAGCCAGTCAAATCCGCAACTCCTTAGATTTAGATAAGATTTTGGACGCAGCTGTGCGCGAAATTCGCAATTTGTTGCAAATTGATCGCTGTCTGTTTATTTGGTATCGCTCAAATGCCGGTGGCAGTCATCTGAGAGATTTTTCTAGCCCAAATTCAAATTTTCAAGGTCAAACCGCCTCTTGGGAAGTGGTCAAAGAAGCCCGAAATCCTGAGTTTCCCAGCCTCTTGGGTCACTATCCGAATCATCCAGAAAATCACTACATGGCAAAGCTGTTCAATCGGGACATGATTCGGGTGGACGATCTTACCCTGTCTGCCGATCCAGAATATCAGCAGATGCACACAAGTTGGGGCTATACCTCAGTTGCGATTATTCCCATTGTCACACTGGCTGGAGAAATGGGTTGGCTTAGCTGCGGTCACTGTAGTGGGCCTCGTCCTTGGCGAGATAGTGAATTGACGCTGTTGCAAGCGATTAGTGACCAAGTCACGATCGCCATCAGCCAAGCGGAACTCTACGCCCATGCCACCGAGGCAGCGCGGGCAGCGAGGGAACAAGCCCAACAACTTCAGCAAGCGATGAAAGCGCTGCAACAAACGCAAGCACAACTAATTCAAACGGAAAAAATGTCGTCTTTGGGGCAAATGGTTGCCGGTGTTGCTCACGAAATTAACAATCCGGTGAGTTTTATCTATGGCAATGTTGACCCGGCGATGGAATACATTGAAGATTTGCTGAATCTTGTGGAGCTTTACCGGCAATCCTATCCGAAACCGCTGCCGGTGATTCAAGATGAAATCGAAGCAATAGACCTAGAATTCTTAAAAGAAGATTTACCGAAACTTTTATCATCGATGAAAGTGGGGGCTGAACGTATTCGCCAGATTGTTTTATCACTGCGGAATTTCTCGCGACTGGATGAAGCGCAAATGAAATCTGTGGATATTCATGAGGGGCTTGATAATACTTTATTGATTCTGCAAAATCGTTTGAAAGCCAAAGGGGCAATGTCTGAAATTCAGGTAGTTAAAGAGTATGGAACATTGCCGCCGGTACACTGTTTTGCTGGGCAATTAAATCAGGTGTTTATGAATATTTTGGCAAATGCAATTGATGCTTTGGAGATGGACAGAAAACTGGGAAATGCTTTAGTGATGCCGGCGATTCGGATTCACACCGGCCTTTTAAATGGGCAGCGCGTGGAAATCCGAATTTCAGATAATGGCCCAGGTATGAGCCAGGATGTTAAACAGCGCGTTTTTGATCCATTCTTTACGACAAAACCTGTGGGTGCCGGCACAGGTTTGGGGCTGTCAATTAGTTATCAAATTGTGGTAGATAAACACGGAGGCGAACTGAGTTGTGTTTCAGCACCTGGTGAGGGAACAGAGTTTATTATTGATCTGCCGGTGCAGCAGCAGTATCACGAACCGGCTCTTTTTAAATAA
- a CDS encoding YdcF family protein: MFLFLSKLLPIFIYPLGLSSLLMLVALVILWKRPRWAAAVISLAWIILLLGSNGWVAQGLVRSLEWQNLPATQLPEADAIVVLGGAVKPAISPRPWVDVSEAGDRILHGAQLYRQGKAPFLILSGGRIEWKGGGPAESEDMAKIAETMGVPKDAILQDPTSLNTHENAVNVRKILDSQGIRRQVLLVTSAMHMPRSLLIFKRQGIQATPAPTDFLVSEQELQEINSSWQSTLLNILPDADNLQQTTKALKEYIGLVVYRLRGWL, translated from the coding sequence ATGTTTCTGTTTTTGTCAAAGTTGCTGCCGATATTCATCTATCCCTTGGGGCTAAGCAGTCTGCTGATGCTCGTCGCCCTAGTTATATTATGGAAGCGCCCTCGCTGGGCAGCAGCGGTGATTTCGCTGGCTTGGATTATTTTGTTGCTGGGGAGTAACGGCTGGGTGGCGCAGGGTTTAGTTCGTTCGCTGGAGTGGCAGAATTTGCCGGCAACCCAATTACCTGAAGCGGATGCCATTGTCGTCTTAGGCGGCGCAGTCAAGCCGGCTATCTCGCCTCGTCCTTGGGTTGATGTCAGTGAAGCCGGTGATCGAATTCTTCACGGTGCTCAGCTATACCGACAAGGGAAAGCGCCGTTTCTCATCCTCAGTGGCGGGCGTATTGAGTGGAAAGGCGGGGGGCCGGCAGAATCCGAAGATATGGCCAAAATCGCTGAAACAATGGGGGTACCCAAAGATGCGATTCTCCAAGATCCCACCTCACTCAACACCCACGAAAATGCCGTCAACGTGCGAAAAATCCTCGACTCTCAAGGGATTCGCCGGCAGGTATTGCTTGTCACCTCAGCTATGCATATGCCGCGATCGCTGCTCATTTTCAAGCGGCAAGGCATCCAAGCAACTCCCGCACCTACAGACTTTTTGGTGAGCGAACAAGAGTTGCAAGAAATTAATAGTAGCTGGCAATCAACACTGCTCAATATTCTCCCCGATGCCGACAACCTCCAGCAAACAACCAAAGCATTAAAAGAATACATCGGTCTTGTTGTGTATCGCTTGCGCGGTTGGCTTTAA